The DNA region CCCCGACGAACGCATCCCCGGCGCCGACGGTGTCCACCACTTCAACCGGGGGTGGTTCCGCCGAACCGATCTTGTGTCCGGCCCGGTATAGCCGGGCGCCGGCGCTGCCCATCGTGATCGCAACGAGGCCGCCGGTCATGTGAATCCCGTCTCCGAGTTGCCGGGCCTCTATCTCGTTCACAACCAGCAGGTCGACCGTCTCGAGCAGTCCATCCGGCAACGGGCGGACCGGGGCGGCATTTAGGCAGAACAGTCCGTTGGCTCGTCGCCCCGCCTCTGCGACGACTTCGAGAGGGATCTCGAGCTGGCAGATCAGGGCATCCTCATCGCCGGTGTGCACATCGTCGGGCGTCATCATGCGGTTGGCGCCGGGTGCAACCACGATCTGGTTTTCGCCGTCGGCGTCCACCACGATCATCGCAACGCCGGTGGCCGCCGTCTCGTCGACCTTCACGCCGTCGAGGTTCACGCCTTCGGCTCGCAACAGGGCAAGTGCTTGGGCGGCGTTCGAGTCGGATCCCACCCGTCCGATCATTGCCACTTCGGCTCCCATGCGGCGGGCGGCGAGAGCCTGGTTGGCGCCCTTTCCCCCCGGGTGAGTTGCGAGTACTGCGTCGGTGACGGTCTCGCCCGCAACGGGCAGCCGCGGCGCAGACGCGATCAGGTCGAGGTTCACGCTGCCGATGACCGTTATCGAGTTCACGACATGAGGCTAGAACATCGACGTTTGGTGGATGCAGGGATCCCGGTACCGTCTCTAGGGTGACCGGTA from Acidimicrobiia bacterium includes:
- a CDS encoding ribokinase, which gives rise to MNSITVIGSVNLDLIASAPRLPVAGETVTDAVLATHPGGKGANQALAARRMGAEVAMIGRVGSDSNAAQALALLRAEGVNLDGVKVDETAATGVAMIVVDADGENQIVVAPGANRMMTPDDVHTGDEDALICQLEIPLEVVAEAGRRANGLFCLNAAPVRPLPDGLLETVDLLVVNEIEARQLGDGIHMTGGLVAITMGSAGARLYRAGHKIGSAEPPPVEVVDTVGAGDAFVGAMVASLVAGHREQQSLQRAVIAGALATTVRGAQPSLPHLAMVEDLL